The DNA sequence TCGCAGGTCCGGGAGCCGCCGGGCCAGTTCGCGGAACACGATCCGGCCCTCCAGCCTCGCCAGCGGCGCGCCCAGGCAGAAATGGATGCCCTGGCCGAACGCCAGGTGGCGGGCCGCGGGCCGGGCCGGGTCGAACTCGTCCGGGTCCGGGCCCGCCGCCGGGTCGCGGTTGGCCGCGCCCAGTACGACGACCGCCTGGCTGCCCGCCGGGACCGGGACCGCGCCGAGCGTGGTGTCGCGCAGCGCCGTGCGCGCGGTCAGCTGAACCGGCGAGTCGTAGCGCAGCACCTCCTCCACCACCCGGTCCGGGGCGTCCGCCACGGCCCGGAGGCCCGCCGGGTGGCGCAGCAGCGCCAGCACGCCGTTGCCGATCAGGTTCGTCGTCGTCTCGTGGCCCGCGATCAGCAGCAGCGTGAGCGTCACCAGCAGCTCGCCCTCGGTGAGCGCGTCCCCCGCGTCGGAGACCGCCACCAGCGCGGACAGCAGGTCCTCCCCCGGCTCGCTCCGGCGCCGGGCCGCCAGCTCGCGGAAGTAGCCGACGAACGACTGCCGCGCCTTCACCGCCGGTTCGACCGTCTCCGGGCGTTGCAGGAACGGCGGGTCCAGTGCGCGGGCCATCGCGTGCGACCAGGCCGCGAACTGCTCGCGGTCGTCCAGGGGGACGCCCAGCAGTTCGGCGATCACCTCGACCGGCAACGGCTTCGCGAGCGACGTCATCAGGTCGAACTCGCCGCGGTCGCGGGCGAGCGACTCCGCCGTGAGCTCTTCGATCCGCGGCGCCAGCCGCTCCACCATCCGCGGGGTGAACGCCTTCGCCACCAGGCGCCGCAGCCGCGTGTGGTCGGGCGGGTTCAGCGACAGGAACGCCCGGACCACGCGTCCCGACTCGTCGACCGGCTGGTCCGGAAGGCGGTCCGCCGGATCCAGGTACTCGGGTTCCGGGTGCCCGAACGCCGGGTCGCGCAGCACCTGCGTGGCTTCGGCGAGGCCGCTGACGGCGAACATCCCCGCGGCCAGTTCGGCGACCGGCCGGCGTTCGCGCCAACGCGCGTAGTGCGGGTACGGGTCGGGCCGGCGATCGGCCGCGAACAGTGCGAAGAACTCCTGCGGATCGGCTGCCACCTGCGTCACGAATCCCCCGTTCACGACACCGGGGCGCGTGGCTGAGCCACGCGCCCCGGTGTGCCTGCCCACGTCAGCGACGCGGGCCCTTCTTGCCCTTCTTCTGCGCGTCGCGCTGCGCGGCGCGGCGATCCCGGCGGCTGCCGCTCCCGCCGCCCGCGGCCTGCGCGCCACCGTCGGCGTGGGACTCGACCTCGCCGTCCTCGCCCGGACCGGACAGCGTCACGCCCGTCGGCTGGCCACCGCCGCCGAGGCCCTTGCCGCGCAGCGCGGCCGGGACGGACTCGGTGTCGGTCGTCGGCGGCTGCGGCGGCGCCGGCCGCGCGTGCCGGCCTTCGGCCGCCTGGCCGTTGCCGGCGGCAACGCCCGTCGGCAGCGCCGCGGCTTCCTCCGCCGGCGGCGCCTCGGCCCGCTCGACCTGCAGGTTGAACAGGAAGCCGACGGCCTCCTCCTTCAGCGAGTCGAGCATCGCGCGGAACATGTCGAAGCCCTCGCGCTGGTACTCGATCAGCGGGTCGCGCTGCGCGAGCGCCCGCATGCCGATGCCCTGCTTGAGGTAGTCCATCTCGTAGAGGTGCTCACGCCACTTGCGGTCGAGGACCGTCAGCATCACCTGGTGCTCCAGGGTCCGCATGCCCTCCGGCCCGACGAGCGCGTTGATCTCCGCCTCGCGGTTGTCGTAGGCGCGGCGGGCGTCCTGGAGCAGGGCCTCGCGCAGGCCGGCCGCGTCGAGGTCACCGTCCTCCATCAGGTCGTCCCAGTCGACGCTGACCGGGTACAGCTGCTTCAGCGCCGTCCACAGCTTCTCGTGGTCCCAGTCCTCGGCGTAGCCGTTGGCGGTCGCACCGTCCACATAGGCGTTGACGACGTCCTCGAGCATGCCCTCGATCTGGTCGCGCAGGTTCTCGCCGGCCAGCACGCGGTGGCGCTCGGCGTAGATCACCTTGCGCTGCTCGTTCATGACCTCGTCGTACTTGAGGACGTCCTTGCGCTGCTCCATGTTGATCTGCTCGACCTGGGTCTGCGCGCTCTTGATGGCCTTGGAGACCATCTTGTGCTCGATCGGCACGTCGTCGGGCAGCCGCATGGTCGTCATGACGCGCTCGACCATGGTCGCGTTGAAGCGGCGCATGAGCTCGTCACCGAGCGAGAGGTAGAAGCGGGACTCGCCCGGGTCGCCCTGACGGCCGGACCGGCCGCGCAGCTGGTTGTCGATGCGGCGCGACTCGTGCCGCTCGGTGCCCAGCACGTACAGGCCGCCCGCCTCGCGGACCTCTTCGCCCTCGGCCTTCGACTCGGCCTTGACCTGCTCGAGGACCTCGGGCCACGCGGCCTCGTACTCCTCGGAGTGCTCGACCGGGTCCAGGCCGCGCTCGCGCAGCACCTGGTCGGCGATGAGGTCGGGGTTGCCGCCCAGCACGATGTCGGTACCGCGACCGGCCATGTTCGTGGCGACCGTGACGGCGCCCTTCTGGCCGGCGCGCGCGACGATCAGCGCCTCCCGGTCGTGGTGCTTCGCGTTCAGCACCTCGTGCGGCACGCTCAGCTTCACCAGCAGCTTCGACAGGTGCTCGGACTTCTCGACGCTGGTCGTGCCGACCAGGACCGGCTGGCCCTTCTCGTGCCGCTCGGCGATGTCCTCGGCGACGGCCTCGAACTTGGCCTGCTCGGTCTTGTAGATCAGGTCCGCCTGGTCGACGCGGATCATCGGCCGGTTCGTCGGGATCGGCACCACACCCAGCTTGTAGGTCTGGTGGAACTCCGCGGCTTCGGTCTCGGCCGTACCGGTCATGCCGGAAAGCTTTTCGTACAGCCGGAAGTAGTTCTGCAGCGTGATCGTCGCGAGGGTCTGGTTCTCGGCCTTGATCTCGACCTTTTCCTTCGCCTCGATCGCCTGGTGCATGCCCTCGTTGTAGCGGCGGCCGACCAGGATGCGCCCGGTGAACTCGTCGACGATCATGACTTCGCCGTTGCGGACGATGTAGTCCTTGTCCTTGTGGAAGAGCTCCTGGACCTTCAGCGCGTTGTTCAGGTACCCGACCAGCGGGGTGTTCGCGGCTTCGTAGAGGTTCTCGATGCCGAGCTGGTCCTCGACGAACCGGACGCCCTTCTCGGTGACGGCGACGGTGCGCTTCCGCTGGTCGACCTCGTAGTGGTACTTCGAGTTGATCAGGTTCGTCTTCTCGGTGCGCTCGCGCGACCCCATCGTGGTGGTGTCGATGCCCTGCATCAGCGGCGCGAGCCGGGCGAACTCGACGTACCAGCGCGACGACTGGTCCGCCGGGCCCGAGATGATCAGCGGCGTCCGCGCCTCGTCGATGAGGATCGAGTCCACCTCGTCGACCACGGCGAAGTTGTGCCCGCGCTGCACGCAGTCGTCGAGGCTCCACGCCATGTTGTCGCGCAGGTAGTCGAAGCCGAACTCGTTGTTCGTGCCGTAGGTGATGTCGGCGTTGTACTGGCTGCGCCGGACGTCCGGCTGCTGCTCGGAGAGGATCACGCCGACCTCGAGGCCGAGGAAGCGGTGGATGCGGCCCATCCACTCCGAGTCGCGCTTGGCCAGGTAGTCGTTCGTCGTGACGACGTGGACGCCCTTGCCGGGGATGGCGTTGAGGTACGCCGGGAGGACGCAGGTGAGCGTCTTGCCCTCACCGGTCTTCATCTC is a window from the Amycolatopsis sp. cg9 genome containing:
- a CDS encoding cytochrome P450 — encoded protein: MTQVAADPQEFFALFAADRRPDPYPHYARWRERRPVAELAAGMFAVSGLAEATQVLRDPAFGHPEPEYLDPADRLPDQPVDESGRVVRAFLSLNPPDHTRLRRLVAKAFTPRMVERLAPRIEELTAESLARDRGEFDLMTSLAKPLPVEVIAELLGVPLDDREQFAAWSHAMARALDPPFLQRPETVEPAVKARQSFVGYFRELAARRRSEPGEDLLSALVAVSDAGDALTEGELLVTLTLLLIAGHETTTNLIGNGVLALLRHPAGLRAVADAPDRVVEEVLRYDSPVQLTARTALRDTTLGAVPVPAGSQAVVVLGAANRDPAAGPDPDEFDPARPAARHLAFGQGIHFCLGAPLARLEGRIVFRELARRLPDLRLAGPPEWNPTTTLRGLSTLPVAR
- the secA gene encoding preprotein translocase subunit SecA; translation: MVLNRLLRAGEGKMVKRLRNIADHINTLEDDVKDLTDAELRAKTEEFRKRNGDGESLDELLPEAFAVVREAAKRVLGQRHFDVQLMGGAALHLGQVAEMKTGEGKTLTCVLPAYLNAIPGKGVHVVTTNDYLAKRDSEWMGRIHRFLGLEVGVILSEQQPDVRRSQYNADITYGTNNEFGFDYLRDNMAWSLDDCVQRGHNFAVVDEVDSILIDEARTPLIISGPADQSSRWYVEFARLAPLMQGIDTTTMGSRERTEKTNLINSKYHYEVDQRKRTVAVTEKGVRFVEDQLGIENLYEAANTPLVGYLNNALKVQELFHKDKDYIVRNGEVMIVDEFTGRILVGRRYNEGMHQAIEAKEKVEIKAENQTLATITLQNYFRLYEKLSGMTGTAETEAAEFHQTYKLGVVPIPTNRPMIRVDQADLIYKTEQAKFEAVAEDIAERHEKGQPVLVGTTSVEKSEHLSKLLVKLSVPHEVLNAKHHDREALIVARAGQKGAVTVATNMAGRGTDIVLGGNPDLIADQVLRERGLDPVEHSEEYEAAWPEVLEQVKAESKAEGEEVREAGGLYVLGTERHESRRIDNQLRGRSGRQGDPGESRFYLSLGDELMRRFNATMVERVMTTMRLPDDVPIEHKMVSKAIKSAQTQVEQINMEQRKDVLKYDEVMNEQRKVIYAERHRVLAGENLRDQIEGMLEDVVNAYVDGATANGYAEDWDHEKLWTALKQLYPVSVDWDDLMEDGDLDAAGLREALLQDARRAYDNREAEINALVGPEGMRTLEHQVMLTVLDRKWREHLYEMDYLKQGIGMRALAQRDPLIEYQREGFDMFRAMLDSLKEEAVGFLFNLQVERAEAPPAEEAAALPTGVAAGNGQAAEGRHARPAPPQPPTTDTESVPAALRGKGLGGGGQPTGVTLSGPGEDGEVESHADGGAQAAGGGSGSRRDRRAAQRDAQKKGKKGPRR